In a genomic window of Festucalex cinctus isolate MCC-2025b chromosome 11, RoL_Fcin_1.0, whole genome shotgun sequence:
- the LOC144030737 gene encoding general transcription factor II-I repeat domain-containing protein 2-like, with translation MSLSKKRKVDSECRVFKTEWTTKYFFKEVRSKAVCLICQESVAVFKEYNISRHFATKHSNYASKLSAQERAATAERMAANLLSQQKNFHRQTALQESTTKASFLLAFKLAAASKPFSEGEFLKDCMVETAGVLCPESQGKFEKISLSRRTVTRRVELIDEHIASQLNKKAEFFQLYSLALDESNDVKDTAQLLIFIRGINDSFEITEEFLTMESLKGTTRGEDLYDKVSAAIEKHKLPWSKLANVTTDGSPNLTGKNVGLLKRIQDKVKEENPEQDVIFLHCIIHQESLCKSVLQLNHVVNPVVKLVNFIRARGLQHRQFITFLEEIDADHQDLLYHSRVRWLSLGKVFQRIWDLKEEICAFLEFNEKSDEFPELRDQKWLCDFAFAVDVFSHLNELNVKLQGKDQFVHDMYKHVTAFKSKLIVFSRQVANTSFTHFATLDTQKEATRYAKKYSKSLDDLHREFSRRFSDFENIDESLQLVSCPFSQDPETVPHEVQLELIDLQSDATLKEKFNTLKLNDFYASLNEATFPNLRRTAQKMLALFGSTYVCEQTFSVMNMNKARHRSRITDQHLGSILRIATTKLTPDFDALTKQGDQQHCSH, from the coding sequence atgagtttatcaaagaaaagaaaagtcgaCAGTGAGTGCCGAGTGTTTAAAACAGAATggacaacaaaatattttttcaaagaaGTCCGATCAAAGGCTGTATGCTTGATATGTCAAGAAAGTGTCGCGGTTTTTAAGGAGTACAATATTAGCCGTCACTTTGCTACGAAGCATTCTAATTATGCCAGCAAGCTGTCGGCGCAAGAACGGGCAGCTACGGCTGAGAGGATGGCAGCCAATTTACTGTCCCAGCAAAAAAATTTTCACCGACAAACTGCGCTTCAGGAGTCAACTACCAAGGCAAGCTTTTTGCTGGCATTCAAATTAGCAGCAGCTAGCAAGCCTTTCTCCGAAGGTGAGTTTTTGAAAGACTGCATGGTGGAGACTGCAGGTGTTCTGTGTCCGGAAAGTCAAGGCAAGTTCGAAAAAATCAGTTTGTCACGTCGGACTGTGACTCGCCGTGTGGAACTAATTGATGAACATATAGCTAGCCAgctaaacaaaaaggcagagttCTTTCAGTTATATTCACTTGCACTGGATGAAAGTAATGACGTCAAAGACACAGCGCAGCTCCTAATTTTTATCCGAGGAATAAATGACAGCTTTGAGATAACGGAGGAGTTTTTGACCATGGAGTCCCTGAAGGGAACAACGCGGGGAGAGGATTTGTATGACAAGGTGTCTGCTGCAATCGAGAAACATAAACTACCTTGGAGTAAACTTGCCAATGTCACGACGGATGGATCACCAAATTTAACAGGAAAAAACGTTGGGCTGCTGAAACGAATCCAGGATAAAGTAAAAGAGGAAAACCCTGAACAGGATGTTATTTTCCTTCACTGTATCATCCATCAGGAATCACTTTGCAAGTCTGTATTGCAGCTTAACCATGTTGTGAATCCAGTTGTAAAACTTGTGAACTTTATACGCGCAAGGGGACTACAGCATCGTCAGTTCATCACGTTCCTGGAGGAAATTGATGCGGATCATCAGGACTTACTTTACCACTCTCGTGTCCGGTGGTTAAGTTTGGGCAAAGTGTTTCAACGCATTTGGGACCTGAAAGAGGAGATCTGCGCATTTTTAGAGTTCAATGAGAAATCTGACGAATTTCCTGAGCTACGAGACCAGAAATGGCTTTGTGATTTTGCGTTTGCTGTGGACGTATTTTCACACTTGAATGAGCTGAATGTCAAACTGCAGGGGAAAGATCAGTTTGTGCACGACATGTACAAACATGTTACAGCGTTCAAATCTAAGCTCATTGTCTTCTCCAGACAAGTTGCAAACACATCATTCACTCATTTCGCCACACTTGACACTCAGAAAGAGGCGACGCGATACGCAAAGAAATACAGCAAATCACTGGATGACCTGCACAGAGAATTCAGTCGCCGGTTCTCTGATTTTGAAAACATTGATGAGTCACTTCAGCTCGTGTCTTGTCCCTTCTCACAAGACCCTGAAACAGTACCACATGAGGTGCAATTGGAACTGATCGATCTTCAGTCTGACGCCACCTTGAAGGAAAAGTTCAACACTCTTAAACTTAACGACTTTTATGCTTCACTGAACGAAGCCACCTTTCCAAACCTACGGAGGACGGCACAGAAGATGCTGGCCTTGTTTGGCTCGACCTATGTATGTGAGCAGACATTCAGTGTTATGAACATGAACAAAGCCCGTCACAGATCCAGGATAACTGACCAACACCTCGGATCTATCCTGAGAATCGCCACAACAAAACTTACTCCAGACTTTGATGCACTGACAAAACAGGGAGATCAACAACACTGTTCCCACTGA